From the genome of Streptococcus oralis:
TTCTTGAAAATTCTTTAAAAAAGCCCCTGCAACTGAGTTGCAAGGACTTTTCGATTAATCAAAATTAACGTATTCTTTTTGAAGTTCAAGGACTTCTTCCATTGTTGAGCATTCTGTAAGGGCACGGTTTGCGTACTCTTCCATCTTAGCTGTATCCAATTTCTTCATCAAGCTACGCGTACGAAGTACAGATGTTGCTGACATAGAGAACTCATCCAAGCCCATTCCGACAAGAAGTGGAACAGCTTGTTGATCACCAGCCATCTCACCACACATTCCAGCCCATTTCCCTTCAGCGTGAGCTGCTTTGATCACATTGTTGATCAAGCGTAGGATTGATGGGTTGTATGGTTGGTAAAGGTATGAAACTTGTTCGTTCATACGGTCTGCTGCCATTGTGTATTGGATCAAGTCGTTTGTACCAATTGAGAAGAAGTCAACTTCTTTAGCAAATTGATCTGCAAGCATGGCTGCTGCTGGGATTTCGATCATGATACCAACTTGGATATTATCCGCAACTGCAACACCTTCAGTAAGAAGGTTTGCTTTTTCTTCGTCAAAGACTGCTTTCGCTGCACGGAATTCTTTCAAGAGCGCAACCATTGGGAACATGATACGCAATTGACCGTGAACAGACGCACGAAGAAGGGCACGGATTTGTGTGCGGAACATAGCATCTCCAGTCTCAGAGATAGAGATACGAAGGGCACGGAATCCAAGGAATGGGTTCATTTCGTGAGGCATATCGAAGTAAGGAAGTTCCTTATCTCCACCGATATCCATTGTACGAACGACAACAGGTTTACCGTTCATTCCTTCAAGTACAGCCTTGTAAGCTTCGTATTGCTCGTCTTCTGTTGGGAAGTCTTGAGAATCCATGTACAAGAACTCTGTACGGTAAAGACCAACAGCTTCAGCACCGTTGTCATTGACACCTTCAACGTCTTTTGGAGTACCGATGTTGGCAGCCAATTCAAAGTGTTTGCCATCAGCAGTTACTGTTTTAGCATCTTTCAAGAGAGCCCATTCAGCTTTTTGTTTCGCATAAGCTTCACCAGCAGCCTTGAATTCAGCCGCTTGCTCATCAGTTGGATTGATAATAACCTCACCTGTGATACCGTTAACGGCAAGAATATCACCGTCTTTAACGATTTCAGTGATGTTGTTTGTTCCCAATACTGCTGCAATTTCAAGTGTACGCGCCATGATAGCAGAGTGGCTTGTACGTCCACCAATGTTGGTTACAAAAGCTTTTACAAAGTTTTTGTCCAATTGAGCTGTATCTGAAGGAGTCAAGTCATGCGCAATCACAATCACTTCTTCATTGATAGAAGCTGGGTTTGGCAATTTTTTACCAAGGA
Proteins encoded in this window:
- the ptsP gene encoding phosphoenolpyruvate--protein phosphotransferase, yielding MTEMLKGIAASDGVAVAKAYLLVQPDLSFETITVEDTNAEEARLDAALQASQDELSVIREKAVGTLGEEAAQVFDAHLMVLADPEMISQIKETIRAKKVNAEAGLKEVTDMFITIFEGMEDNPYMQERAADIRDVTKRVLANLLGKKLPNPASINEEVIVIAHDLTPSDTAQLDKNFVKAFVTNIGGRTSHSAIMARTLEIAAVLGTNNITEIVKDGDILAVNGITGEVIINPTDEQAAEFKAAGEAYAKQKAEWALLKDAKTVTADGKHFELAANIGTPKDVEGVNDNGAEAVGLYRTEFLYMDSQDFPTEDEQYEAYKAVLEGMNGKPVVVRTMDIGGDKELPYFDMPHEMNPFLGFRALRISISETGDAMFRTQIRALLRASVHGQLRIMFPMVALLKEFRAAKAVFDEEKANLLTEGVAVADNIQVGIMIEIPAAAMLADQFAKEVDFFSIGTNDLIQYTMAADRMNEQVSYLYQPYNPSILRLINNVIKAAHAEGKWAGMCGEMAGDQQAVPLLVGMGLDEFSMSATSVLRTRSLMKKLDTAKMEEYANRALTECSTMEEVLELQKEYVNFD